Within Massilia litorea, the genomic segment GCGCCCGCCCATCTTCTTGAACATGCCGAACAGGGTGATGGCGATCACCGCCACCGGAATCGAGGCGCTGACCGTCAGGCCGACTTTCAGGACCAGGTAGAGCGAGGAAGCACCGAAGATCATGCCCAGCACGACGCCCATGACGAGGGCGCGGATGGTGAATTCGGGGAGGTTCGAGTTGGCCGGTATGTACGGCTTGACGGCGGCGGGAGCGGGATCGTAGGGCATCGTATTCCTGGGTTCTTGGGGCGCCGGGCAGTCGCAGCAGACTTAAGGCAGCCTGAAGGCGTGACTATGGCATAGCCGGAGGGCGAAAGAAAGCGGATTATAATGCGCGGCCGGGCCTGCCTTTTGCGCAGGCCCACAGCAGGAGAACACTGTCTTGACCAAGTCCCCACGCGCACCGCGCCAGCTCCGCCGTTTTAACAAGCAAGGCGGTTTCATCTTCTTCATCCTCGCCGCCATCGTCCTCGCCGTTGCCTGCGCCGCAGTCTGGTTCCTCATGACGATCGTGCCGAACGTGCCTTCGATCGACGCCGTCACCGACTACAAGCCGAAGATCCCGCTGCGCATCTACACCGCCGACAACCAGCTGATCGGCGAATTCGGCGAGGAGCACCGCGACTTCGTCCCGATCGACCAGATCCCGCCGATGATGAAAAAGGCCGTGCTGGCCATCGAGGATGCGCGCTTTTATGAGCACAAGGGCATCGACTGGGTGGGCGCCGCGCGCGCCGTGAAGGCCAACGTGACGGGCGGCTTCGGCTCCGGCGGCGCCTCGACCATTACCATGCAGGTGGCCCGCAACTTCTTCCTGACGAAGGAAAAAGTCCTGTCGCGCAAGCTCAACGAAATCGTGCTGGCTTATAAAATCGAGGATGCGCTGACCAAGGACCAGATCCTCGAGCTGTACATGAACCAGATCTATCTCGGCCAGCGTTCCTACGGCTTCGCCAGCGCCGCGCGCAGCTATTTCGGCAAGAAGCTCGACCAGCTGACGATCGCCGAGACCGCGATGCTGGCCGGCCTGCCGCAAAACCCAGCCCGCCACAACCCGGCCGTGAACCCGAAGCGCGCCAAGCTGCGCCAGGAACAGGTGCTGCGCCGCCTGCGCGACCTCGGCGACATCGACGAGGCCCAGTACGCAAAGGCCGTCGCCGAGCCGCTGCGCGTGCATTCGAAGCCGCAGGAATTCGGCACCCATGCGCAGTACGTGGCCGAGCTGGCGCGCCAGGCCGTGTTCGCCCAGTACGCCGAAGAGTCGTACACGCGCGGCATCAAGGTGATCACGACGATCGATTCGAAAGCCCAGGAAGCGGCCTACGATTCGGTGCGGCGCAATGTGATCGCCTATGACAGCCGCCATGGCTACCGCGGCCCGGAAGCGCGCATCGAGCTGCCGGCGGATGCCGAAGAACGCGAAGACGCCATCGTCGAGGCGCTGCAGAAGCGCCCGTCCAGCGACGGCCTGGAGCCGGCCGTGGTGGTTGCCGCTTCCACGAAATCGGTGAAGGTCGAGACCATCGACGGCGACGCCATCACGATCACGGGCGCCGGCCTGAAGTTTGCGGCAAGCGGCCTGTCCGAGAAAGCCAAAGAGGCGCAACGCATTGCGCCCGGCGCCGTGGTGCGCATCACGAAGGCCGGCAAGGCCGAATGGGGCATCACCCAGGTGCCGCTGGTGGCGGCCGCCTTCGTCGCGCTCGACGCCGACACCGGCGCCTACCAGGCCCTGGTCGGCGGCTTCGACTACAACCTGCAGAAGTTCAACCACGTGACGCAGGCCTGGCGCCAGCCGGGTTCCGCGATCAAGCCCTTCGTGTATTCGGCAGCGGTCGAAAAGGGTTATTCGCCAGGCACCCTGATCCTCGACGAGGCACTGACCATGCCTGGCGAGAACGCCGGCGCCGACTGGTCGCCGGGGAACGACGACGGCGTCTTCAGCGGTCCGATCACGATGCGCTATTCGCTGGCGCACTCCAAGAACGTGCCGACCATACGCCTGCTGCGCGCACTGGAGGTGCCCTACACCCACGACTTCCTCGGCAAGTTCGGTTTCGACCTGGCGCGCCATCCGAAGAACATGACGCTGGCGCTCGGCACCGGCGCCGTGACGCCGCTGCAGATGGCGGGTGCGTATGCGGTCTTCGCCAACGGCGGCTATGGCGTCAAGCCCTACCTGATCGCGCGCATCGAGGACGGCGACGGCAAGGTCCTGGTCGAGAACAAGCCGCCGGCCGCGCGCCAGGAAGCCGCGCGCGTGCTCGACCCACGCAATGCCTTCGTCACCGATTCCATGCTGCGCGACGTCACGCGCTACGGCACCGGCGCCGCCGCCACCAAGCGACTCGGCCGCAGCGACATCGCCGGCAAGACCGGCACCACGAGCGACGCCATCGACGGCTGGTTCGCCGGCTATGGCGGCAATATCGTGGCCGTGGCCTGGATGGGCTATGACGAACCGCGTTCGCTGGGCGGCCGCGAATTCGGCGCCACCCTGGCCCTGCCGATCTGGATCGACTACATGCAGGTGGCGCTCGCCAAGCGGCCGGAGGCGGAGCGTCCGCAACCGGAAGGCATCATGCGCGAGAACGACGACTGGGTCTATGCGGAGTTTGCGGAGCGGCCGGAGCTGCACACGATCGACATCGATCCGGCGACCCTGAATGCACCGCAGCCCTACCTGACGGACGACGAAGAAACCGGCAGCGAGCATCCGCGCGCGGACGGTTTCGCGAAGCCGCCCGAGCCACCGGCGGCGCCGGTATTCGTGCCGGCGCAGCAGTGACAGGGCGAGCGATGCGACCGGCACTCCCGGCGGCCGGTCCGGGATGATCCCGGAACCGGCCGCCTGCCGCCTTCATCGATTGACCAGGCTAGGCGGCTGCAACAAGGCAAGCACCGAGCCCAGCAACAACGCAGCGGACACGACGTACATGCCTGCATCCGTGCTGTTGGTCACGTCCTTCATCCAGCCGATGATCGATGGGCTGACGAAGCCGGCAAGGTTGCCGATGGAATTGATCATGGCGATGCCGGCAGCGGCGGCCGTGCCGCCGAGAATGGCGCTCGGATAGGTCCAGAAGACCGGCATGGTGGCCAGCAGGCCGGCCGTACCGAGCGAGAGCGCGGCCATGGCCAGCGTGACGTTATTGCCGTAGATGGTGGCCAGCAGCAGGCCCAGGCCGCCCAGGGCGCTGGCGATGGTGAAGTGCCAGCGGCGCTCACGGGTGCGGTCCGCGCTTTTCGCGACCGCCAGCATCGCGACCACGGCGCAGCCGTAAGGAATGGCGGTCAGCAGGCCGACGTTGAGCGCATCCTTGACCCCGGCCGCCTTGATCAGCGTCGGCAGGTAGAAACCGACGCCATACAGGCCCATCATGCAGCAGAAATAGATCGCCGCCATCAGCCAGACACGGGGGTTGCCGAAGACGCCGGACAGCGCGTGATCCTCTTTCCCGGCGTTCTCCTTCGCGATATTGTCTTCCAGCAGCCGTTTCTCGTCGTTGCTCAGCCATGAAGCAGCGCGAATGCTGTCGGGCAGGTAGAAGAGCGTGACCACGCCGAGCAGCAGCGAGGGCACGGCTTCGACCAGGAACAGCCATTGCCAGCCCGGCATCCCGTGGAAGCCGTTCATGGAATTCAGGATCCAGCCCGACAGCGGCCCGCCCACCACGCCGGCCACCGGGATGCCGATCATGAACAGCGCATTCATGCGGCTGCGCCGCTGCGCCGGGAACCAGTAGGTCAGGTACAGCACGATGCCGGGGAAGAAGCCGGCTTCGGCCACACCCAGGAAGAAGCGCAGCACGTAGAACACGGTCGGGCTGCTCACGAAGATCATGGCGCCGGACAGGATGGCCCAGGTGATCATGATGCGGGCAATCCAGACGCGCGCCCCGACCTTGTGCATGATGATGTTGCTCGGAACTTCGAACAGGAAGTAGCCGATGAAGAAAATCCCGGCGCCAAGTCCGTACACGGTTTCACTGAACTGCAGGTCGCTCAGCATCTGCAACTTGGCGAAACCGACGTTGACGCGGTCGAGGTAAGCCGCGACGTAGGAGACGAACAGGAAGGGCAGCAGGCGCGCAGTCACCTTGGCATAGGTGGTGGTTTCCAGCTGCTCCCGCTGCGCGATGCCGGCCTCCTGCGAGAGGGTGGGTGAATCCATTTTATTGACCTCGCTTGATCGGATGAACAAAGCGCCGGCGGCCAATGCGGTCGCGGCGACTACACAACGCAGTGTAGAACGCCTGTTGCCATCCCAGCAAGCGGCGCACCGCAGGAAGCGCCCGGTCCCGGGCCTGTCGTTCCCCGGGCTTGCGCAGTGTGCCCTCACGGTGTCGCGGGCGGCATCTTCGCAGTACTGCGCTTCCGGATTTCCCGGTTGACCTGGTTCACCAGGAAGGCGCCGGCAATCGTCGTCGCCACCAGCACCCACCCTACCCTGTTGAATCCGTGCAGCCTGCCATCCGCCCCGATACTGACGAGATGCCCGGCAATCACGGCCGCGACGCCACCCGACAACTGCTGGATGGACGCGCTGATCGCATTGAAGGAACCGCGCATCCGCGGTTCGGGCACCGAGGCGGACATCGCCTGGTAGGGAATCATGCGTGCGAAAATTCCGAGGAACATCGTGACGTTGACCAGGACCAGTACCGGCAGGGACACGCGCCCCAGGTTCGTGTACACCAGCACCATCGCGATGCTTAACCCGCTGCCGGCCAGGAAGACCGGCATCCGTCCGACCGCATCGACCATTTTCCCGACCAGGGGCGCGGTCAGGATGGTGCACAGGCCGGTCAGCAGGTAAATGGTCGGCAAGTCCGTGCTGGCCAGGCCGACATTGTTGACGATGAATACGCTGCTGAAGGGCATGATCATGAAGCCGCCCGTCGTCAGCAGGACGGTGGTGGCAAACGCAGGCAGATGACGCCGCGACACGATCGTGTCGACCAGATGCCGGACCGGATGGACCTCGTGCGCACCGTCCAGATGGGCCGTGACCGGCTTCAGGCGCCACCCGACGAGCAGTCCTCCCAGCGCGCCCAGTCCGACCAGCAGAAAGAACGGCGCATGCCAGTCCCAGCGGGTGGACGCCAGCAGCGCCAGCGGCAGGCCCAGCACCTGGCTGGCGGAGAACGCCGTCTGGATGATCCCCATGACCCGCCCGCGCAGCGCAGGCGCGAACAGGTCGGTTGCGATGGCCAGCACCACCGAGCCGATCACGCCGCCGAACAATCCCGTCACGATACGCGCCAGCAGCAGGGACGGAAAGGTTTGGGCCAGGCCGCACCACAGGGTCCCTGCGAGAAAGCCGACATAAAAGAACAACAGCAATTTTTTGCGATCGAAGCGGTCGGCGAATCCGGCCGCCAGCAAGCCGCTCAGGCCGGCGCTGAACGCATAGGCCGAGACGATCATGCCGAAGCGCGCCGGCGTGATAGCGAGTGCGGGAATGATCAGCGCGCCAAGCGGCGCCATGACCATGAAGTCGAGGATCACCGCGAATTGCAGGAAGGCGAGCAGGCCCGCCACCAGCTTCTGGTAGCCGCTGAACTTGCCGGCGGTGGCCGGCTCGATTGTCGTTTTCGGTGCGTCGGGCATGGTATTCCTTTCAGTTCCAGGCGTCGATGATCCAGTCCGCCGCCTTGCCGCCCGGTCCGCGCGGCAAGGCGGGGCCGAAGGAAAACGCGGCCGGCCGCTCGGGCGGGCTCAAGCGTTCGGCGATCCAGCCGTCCAGTTCCTGGCGCAGTGCCGCCGTCGCGACGCCCTCGCCCGCCACCACGAAGGCTTTCAGGCGGGCGCCCTCGTCCGGACGCATCGGGCGCACGACGCATTCGCGCACGTCCGGATGCAGCGCCAGCACCTCGGCCACATAGGCTGGATACACGTTCGTGCCCCCGACCTGCACCGCCTGGTCGATGCGCCCGTCCGGCACGAAGCGCTCGGCGTCGATCCACTCGAGCCGGTCCTGCAGCGGAAAACCCTGGTCCCCGCGTTCGATCGTATTCTCCTGCGCACCCCGGCGCCAGTACGGGAGCAAGCGATACGGCGCACCGGCCTCCTCCCTCCACCCGACGCCCGCCGTCTCCGAACTGCCGTAGACCTGCAGCAGGCGCATCCCGGTTGCGGCAAGCGTGCGTGCCGTCGCATCCGCACACGGCGCGCCGGAACTGACGCCGGCCACGTCGCCGGGAAAGCCCGGCGCCAGCGCCGCCACCTGGTGCCAGAAGTCGGGATGCGCCACCACCAGGTCCCCCGGCGCCAGCTGCGCGGCCAGGGCCGCCGGCGAGGAAGCGCGCAGGTCGAGCACCGGCAGCGGCGCCGCCCCATCCTGCGGCAGCAACACGGTGAACAGGAAACCGTAGATATGATGGGCCGGCACGGCCGCCAGCACGCGGCGCCGGCCGGGCAGCAGGCGCGCCAGTTCGTCGACTTCGCGCCACAAGTCCGCGAGCGTATGCGCACAGCGCTTCGGCGCGCCCGAGCTGCCCGAGGTGCGGAAGGTCAGCACGCCGTCCTCGCGCGCCAGGCTGGCCCGGGCACAGGCGATCCAGTCGGCCAGCCCGGTCTGCGCCAGCAAGGCGTCCTCCATGCCGGCGCGCGCAAATCCCAGCAGGTCGGCCAGGCTGGTCGCGGCGCCCATCAGGTCGAGCGAATCGGCGCCGAGATCGGCCACCAGGTCGAGGCCGGGAGGCCAGGAGGACGGGACAGGAAGCGGCCGTCCGGGCCGCGCGGCCGCCAGTTCCGCCGCGACGAGGTCGCGCACGAGGCGGGCGAGTGCGGGTTCGTGCCGCCACCAGCGTGTCTTTACAGGCGCTTGCATTTGCTTCTTTCGCGACAGTTCGGGGCTGGCGATGGTGCAGCGGGCCGCCTTTTCTGTCAACATCGTGACCGCAAGCGCCCTGCACGATTGACACCCGCGCTCGTGCATGCCAACATTTGTTTCTCAAAATCAATTCGCAAATTCGTCAATTCACCAATTCGGCCATCCGGCGGAGATCCAACATGACCAGTGCACCCCCCACCTTCGACACGCGCGGCCTGGCCGACATCCTCGACGCCAGCAGCCAGGAACAGCTCGACACGCTCGACTTCGGCGTGATCGGCTTCGACGCCGACGCCAGGGTCCAGCGCTACAACGCCTTCGAATCGCAGG encodes:
- a CDS encoding MFS transporter, translating into MDSPTLSQEAGIAQREQLETTTYAKVTARLLPFLFVSYVAAYLDRVNVGFAKLQMLSDLQFSETVYGLGAGIFFIGYFLFEVPSNIIMHKVGARVWIARIMITWAILSGAMIFVSSPTVFYVLRFFLGVAEAGFFPGIVLYLTYWFPAQRRSRMNALFMIGIPVAGVVGGPLSGWILNSMNGFHGMPGWQWLFLVEAVPSLLLGVVTLFYLPDSIRAASWLSNDEKRLLEDNIAKENAGKEDHALSGVFGNPRVWLMAAIYFCCMMGLYGVGFYLPTLIKAAGVKDALNVGLLTAIPYGCAVVAMLAVAKSADRTRERRWHFTIASALGGLGLLLATIYGNNVTLAMAALSLGTAGLLATMPVFWTYPSAILGGTAAAAGIAMINSIGNLAGFVSPSIIGWMKDVTNSTDAGMYVVSAALLLGSVLALLQPPSLVNR
- a CDS encoding MFS transporter, producing the protein MPDAPKTTIEPATAGKFSGYQKLVAGLLAFLQFAVILDFMVMAPLGALIIPALAITPARFGMIVSAYAFSAGLSGLLAAGFADRFDRKKLLLFFYVGFLAGTLWCGLAQTFPSLLLARIVTGLFGGVIGSVVLAIATDLFAPALRGRVMGIIQTAFSASQVLGLPLALLASTRWDWHAPFFLLVGLGALGGLLVGWRLKPVTAHLDGAHEVHPVRHLVDTIVSRRHLPAFATTVLLTTGGFMIMPFSSVFIVNNVGLASTDLPTIYLLTGLCTILTAPLVGKMVDAVGRMPVFLAGSGLSIAMVLVYTNLGRVSLPVLVLVNVTMFLGIFARMIPYQAMSASVPEPRMRGSFNAISASIQQLSGGVAAVIAGHLVSIGADGRLHGFNRVGWVLVATTIAGAFLVNQVNREIRKRSTAKMPPATP
- a CDS encoding AMP-binding protein, translating into MQAPVKTRWWRHEPALARLVRDLVAAELAAARPGRPLPVPSSWPPGLDLVADLGADSLDLMGAATSLADLLGFARAGMEDALLAQTGLADWIACARASLAREDGVLTFRTSGSSGAPKRCAHTLADLWREVDELARLLPGRRRVLAAVPAHHIYGFLFTVLLPQDGAAPLPVLDLRASSPAALAAQLAPGDLVVAHPDFWHQVAALAPGFPGDVAGVSSGAPCADATARTLAATGMRLLQVYGSSETAGVGWREEAGAPYRLLPYWRRGAQENTIERGDQGFPLQDRLEWIDAERFVPDGRIDQAVQVGGTNVYPAYVAEVLALHPDVRECVVRPMRPDEGARLKAFVVAGEGVATAALRQELDGWIAERLSPPERPAAFSFGPALPRGPGGKAADWIIDAWN
- a CDS encoding penicillin-binding protein 1A, which codes for MTKSPRAPRQLRRFNKQGGFIFFILAAIVLAVACAAVWFLMTIVPNVPSIDAVTDYKPKIPLRIYTADNQLIGEFGEEHRDFVPIDQIPPMMKKAVLAIEDARFYEHKGIDWVGAARAVKANVTGGFGSGGASTITMQVARNFFLTKEKVLSRKLNEIVLAYKIEDALTKDQILELYMNQIYLGQRSYGFASAARSYFGKKLDQLTIAETAMLAGLPQNPARHNPAVNPKRAKLRQEQVLRRLRDLGDIDEAQYAKAVAEPLRVHSKPQEFGTHAQYVAELARQAVFAQYAEESYTRGIKVITTIDSKAQEAAYDSVRRNVIAYDSRHGYRGPEARIELPADAEEREDAIVEALQKRPSSDGLEPAVVVAASTKSVKVETIDGDAITITGAGLKFAASGLSEKAKEAQRIAPGAVVRITKAGKAEWGITQVPLVAAAFVALDADTGAYQALVGGFDYNLQKFNHVTQAWRQPGSAIKPFVYSAAVEKGYSPGTLILDEALTMPGENAGADWSPGNDDGVFSGPITMRYSLAHSKNVPTIRLLRALEVPYTHDFLGKFGFDLARHPKNMTLALGTGAVTPLQMAGAYAVFANGGYGVKPYLIARIEDGDGKVLVENKPPAARQEAARVLDPRNAFVTDSMLRDVTRYGTGAAATKRLGRSDIAGKTGTTSDAIDGWFAGYGGNIVAVAWMGYDEPRSLGGREFGATLALPIWIDYMQVALAKRPEAERPQPEGIMRENDDWVYAEFAERPELHTIDIDPATLNAPQPYLTDDEETGSEHPRADGFAKPPEPPAAPVFVPAQQ